A window of Oncorhynchus nerka isolate Pitt River linkage group LG4, Oner_Uvic_2.0, whole genome shotgun sequence contains these coding sequences:
- the LOC115125929 gene encoding sulfate transporter-like, with protein MEEAKVTEVPHLERRVRQRKEPMTVLKTKLSRSLSCSVPRVKNTLTGFFPVVLWLPKYKLKEYIWGDLMSGLIIGIILVPQAIAYCLLAGVDPIYGLYTSFFANIIYFFMGTSRHVSVGIFSLMSLMVGQVVDREVYMAGFELDDTKAATVDGFLNVTEDSDSSAVNLTIGAFGMECGKECYAISIAASLTFLAGIYQVLMAVFRLGFVSVYLSAPMLDGFATGASFTILTVQAKYLLGLKIPRHQGYGTVVVTWINIFSNIQNTNYCDLITSVICISVLVLGKELQDRYKDRLKIPLPTELVVVAGATLVSHFADFHGRYDSSVSGAIPTGFIPPKVPSFGLMPRVAFDAIPLAVISFAFTVSLSEMFAKKNGYTVRPNQEMLAIGFCNIIPSFFHCFTTSAALAKTMVKDSTGCQTQVSSIVSAFVVLLVLLFFAPFFYSLQKCVLACIIIVSLRGALRKFRDVPSKWRVSKMDAVVWMVTMSASALISVEMGLVVGVVFSILCIIVQTQKPKVSLLGQVHDTVYYEDLEEYENLMSLPKVKIFRFQAPLYYANKDFFLKSLYKAVGVEPFLEMTRRMEAEKKSEKMAAKEVGRDDKTNGEVNVGLVSRELDFHTIILDCSAMPFVDSTGMQTFKGIIKDYKEVGVTVLLASCNTTVIDSLRQGSFFGKADKDMERLSFYTVHTAVQFANDRATSAFIGDTLV; from the exons ATGGAGGAAGCCAAAGTCACTGAAGTTCCCCACCTGGAGCGGAGGGTCCGGCAGCGGAAAGAGCCCATGACCGTTCTGAAGACCAAGCTGAGCCGTAGCCTGTCCTGCTCTGTGCCCAGGGTCAAGAACACCTTGACTGGGTTCTTCCCTGTGGTGCTCTGGCTCCCCAAGTACAAACTGAAAGAGTATATCTGGGGTGATCTCATGTCAGGCCTCATCATAGGCATCATCCTGGTGCCCCAGGCCATCGCCTACTGCCTGCTGGCCGGAGTGGACCCTATCTATGGCCTCTACACTTCCTTCTTCGCCAACATAATCTACTTCTTCATGGGGACCTCCAGGCACGTGTCTGTGGGCATCTTCAGTCTTATGAGCCTCATGGTGGGCCAGGTTGTGGACAGAGAggtgtatatggcagggttcgaGCTGGATGATACCAAAGCAGCCACGGTAGATGGATTCTTAAACGTAACAGAAGACTCAGACAGCTCAGCCGTCAACCTGACAATAGGGGCCTTCGGCATGGAGTGTGGGAAAGAATGTTATGCCATCAGCATCGCAGCATCCTTGACGTTTTTGGCTGGGATTTACCAG GTATTGATGGCTGTGTTCAGACTGGGCTTTGTCTCCGTCTACCTCTCTGCTCCCATGCTGGATGGCTTCGCCACAGGCGCATCGTTCACCATCCTCACCGTCCAAGCCAAGTACCTACTGGGGCTCAAGATCCCTCGCCACCAGGGCTACGGCACTGTGGTGGTCACCTGGATCAATATCTTCAGTAACATCCAGAACACCAACTACTGTGACCTCATCACCAGCGTCATCTGCATCTCTGTCCTGGTGTTGGGGAAGGAGCTCCAAGATCGCTACAAGGATCGTCTGAAGATCCCTCTGCCCACAGAGCTGGTAGTGGTGGCGGGCGCTACACTGGTGTCCCACTTTGCAGACTTCCATGGACGGTACGACTCCAGTGTTTCTGGTGCTATCCCCACAGGCTTCATCCCCCCTAAGGTGCCCAGTTTTGGTCTGATGCCCCGGGTGGCCTTCGATGCCATCCCACTGGCTGTGATCAGCTTTGCCTTCACGGTTTCCCTCTCTGAGATGTTTGCCAAGAAGAACGGCTACACCGTCCGGCCCAACCAGGAGATGTTGGCCATTGGTTTCTGTAACATTATCCCTTCCTTCTTCCACTGTTTCACCACCAGTGCTGCCCTGGCTAAAACTATGGTGAAAGACTCCACGGGCTGCCAGACTCAGGTCTCCAGCATTGTAAGTGCCTTTGTCGTTCTCCTGGTCCTGCTCTTCTTTGCCCCCTTCTTTTATTCCCTCCAGAAGTGCGTCCTGGCCTGTATCATCATCGTCAGCCTGAGGGGAGCTCTCCGTAAGTTCAGAGACGTGCCCAGTAAGTGGCGCGTCAGTAAGATGGACGCTGTCGTCTGGATGGTGACTATGAGTGCCTCAGCACTGATCAGTGTGGAGATGGGGCTGGTGGTTGGGGTGGTTTTCTCTATCCTCTGTATCATCGTCCAGACCCAGAAGCCCAAGGTTTCGCTGCTAGGACAGGTCCATGACACTGTCTACTACGAGGATTTGGAGGAGTATGAAAACCTCATGTCCCTCCCTAAAGTGAAGATCTTCCGCTTCCAGGCCCCGCTCTACTATGCAAACAAGGACTTCTTCCTGAAGTCGCTGTACAAGGCCGTGGGCGTGGAACCCTTCCTGGAGATGACCAGGAGGATGGAAGCAGAGAAAAAATCTGAAAAAATGGCAGCGAAGGAAGTCGGGAGAGACGACAAGACTAATGGAGAGGTGAATGTAGGGCTGGTATCCAGAGAACTTGACTTCCACACTATCATCTTAgactgctctgccatgcccttcGTAGACTCCACAGGGATGCAAACCTTCAAAGGGATCATTAAAGACTATAAGGAGGTGGGTGTCACAGTGCTGCTAGCAAGCTGTAATACAACGGTCATAGATTCTCTCAGACAAGGCTCTTTCTTTGGGAAGGCTGACAAAGACATGGAACGCTTGTCATTCTATACTGTACACACTGCAGTTCAATTTGCCAATGACAGGGCAACATCTGCATTTATTGGTGACACATTGGTGTAG